The following coding sequences lie in one Longimicrobium sp. genomic window:
- a CDS encoding methyl-accepting chemotaxis protein, protein MSEVVSRVKIRTRLLGGFGVLLVLLLAAGAVGWSSLRVLSGHIRSANQGVEQDARLSTALATSVAREIAVAARYIEENDPAAAVAFDSLRWQTHGTHRTLRRREIRPDDKTRLVGIDQALSDAEVRYVVARRLMELGRVDEARAQTDSARAIEAAMLGDLEKLGDAKARRLADSAAGLEESAGRSALALVGLLLVAVAVAVFVVVRVIRSISAPLDDLAHHAERLSDGDLTARTAGHFPGELELLATAMNRTSESLARIGAGAAGAADSITHSADDLSAISEQLRAAVGEVTRSITQVSDGAADQVAQLRRVDEALRTMLSRAQAVVADVREVSSLAAAIGDVARERREETARTLGTLIKIKSAVQEAAAETTALHGAMTDITDFVKTVNDIAEQTNLLGLNAAIEAARAGAEGNGFAVVAGEVRKLAGQARAGAENIAQITRAITERVNGAARTMTAGAAHVDEIERVAHQIDAALATILDAAERTRVAAESVTEAAEHNAEAAVDAAGGVAAVAETAEVHAETAEGVRAATAQQESAVMLVSEATRRLIGSAGELRDLVGGLRVDGSPADAGPIAIPFAGIKDAEPEDDLTRRRRRHRRSPSPEELAEAEA, encoded by the coding sequence GTGAGCGAAGTCGTCTCGCGGGTGAAGATCCGCACCCGGCTGCTGGGCGGCTTCGGGGTGCTGCTGGTGCTCCTGCTCGCCGCCGGCGCGGTCGGGTGGAGCTCGCTCAGGGTGCTCTCCGGGCACATCCGCTCCGCCAACCAGGGCGTCGAGCAGGACGCCCGCCTCTCCACGGCGCTCGCCACCAGCGTGGCGCGCGAGATCGCCGTGGCGGCGCGCTACATCGAGGAGAACGACCCCGCGGCCGCCGTGGCCTTCGACTCGCTGCGCTGGCAGACGCACGGCACGCACCGCACGCTGCGCCGCCGCGAGATCCGTCCCGACGACAAGACCAGGCTGGTGGGGATCGACCAGGCGCTCTCCGACGCCGAGGTGCGCTACGTGGTGGCGCGCCGGCTGATGGAGCTGGGGCGCGTGGACGAGGCGAGAGCGCAGACCGACAGCGCCCGCGCCATCGAGGCCGCCATGCTGGGCGACCTGGAGAAGCTGGGCGACGCCAAGGCCCGCCGCCTGGCCGACTCGGCCGCCGGGCTGGAGGAGTCGGCCGGGCGCTCGGCGCTGGCCCTGGTGGGGCTCCTGCTGGTGGCGGTGGCCGTGGCCGTCTTCGTGGTGGTGCGGGTGATCCGCTCGATCTCCGCCCCGCTCGACGACCTGGCGCACCACGCCGAGCGGCTCTCCGACGGCGACCTCACCGCGCGCACCGCCGGGCACTTCCCCGGCGAGCTGGAGCTGCTGGCCACGGCGATGAACCGCACCAGCGAGTCGCTGGCCCGGATCGGCGCGGGAGCGGCCGGCGCGGCCGACAGCATCACCCACTCGGCCGACGACCTCTCGGCCATCTCCGAGCAGCTGCGCGCCGCCGTGGGCGAGGTGACGCGCTCCATCACCCAGGTGTCCGACGGCGCCGCCGACCAGGTGGCGCAGCTGCGCCGGGTGGACGAGGCGCTCCGGACCATGCTCTCGCGCGCCCAGGCCGTGGTGGCCGACGTGCGCGAGGTCTCCTCGCTGGCCGCGGCCATCGGCGACGTGGCGCGCGAGCGGCGCGAGGAGACGGCCCGGACGCTCGGCACGCTCATCAAGATCAAGTCGGCGGTGCAGGAGGCGGCGGCCGAGACCACGGCGCTGCACGGCGCCATGACCGACATCACCGATTTCGTGAAGACGGTCAACGACATCGCCGAGCAGACCAACCTGCTGGGGCTGAACGCGGCGATCGAGGCGGCGCGCGCCGGCGCCGAGGGGAACGGCTTCGCGGTGGTGGCGGGCGAGGTGCGCAAGCTGGCCGGCCAGGCGCGCGCCGGGGCCGAGAACATCGCCCAGATCACCCGCGCCATCACCGAGCGGGTGAACGGCGCCGCGCGCACCATGACGGCGGGCGCCGCGCACGTGGACGAGATCGAGCGGGTGGCGCACCAGATCGACGCCGCGCTGGCCACGATCCTGGACGCCGCCGAGCGCACCCGCGTGGCCGCCGAGAGCGTCACCGAGGCGGCGGAGCACAACGCCGAGGCCGCGGTCGACGCCGCGGGGGGCGTGGCCGCCGTGGCCGAGACGGCCGAGGTGCACGCCGAGACCGCCGAGGGGGTGCGCGCCGCCACCGCGCAGCAGGAGAGCGCGGTGATGCTGGTGAGCGAGGCCACCCGCCGCCTGATCGGCAGCGCGGGCGAGCTGCGCGACCTGGTGGGCGGCCTCAGGGTGGACGGATCGCCCGCCGACGCCGGCCCGATCGCCATCCCCTTCGCCGGGATCAAGGACGCGGAGCCGGAGGACGACCTCACCCGCCGCCGCCGCCGCCACCGCCGCTCGCCTTCCCCCGAGGAGCTGGCCGAAGCGGAGGCCTGA